Proteins from one Drosophila gunungcola strain Sukarami chromosome 3R, Dgunungcola_SK_2, whole genome shotgun sequence genomic window:
- the LOC128252876 gene encoding glucose facilitated diffusion protein, which yields MSGKQTTNVEADPLPQKEVIILATAAPPERPEAAVTTNNTGYFSRVNRNKNASYAVFFLLVYGGMDMAASLGWNQTYSVFLITEYSYCWFIGVIIGALAVILTMSFLPKQVFYFLGGILQLTGSILFTAMPGNYGACLGARYLAGLGIGLITVPFLIHNAEVAATNVRGVCGGMEQIGLALGIEVQVVFTTEWASILGTSPNLVHGIIGIVFSLLGLGMTALTIESPIYYLRRNQESLARQCLQKLMGNSPNGVTRALDEAKLYVAESDSQSLGEELVASVGPFLKLLLFRCFVAFSFSLPLTMSIISSTAVAEGALSVWPMYVFGSVRLISALVALCLLDTLGRKAVSLVGLLCMAGLMLGLAALYADMANIVAWKPMVQACNIGMAFQAVAGLFVCSSSAYMGEAFPMRVKSTLVGLIVIVEQLIHVIVLACLSSMSSGEIFFPYFLSVGIIMLLGMIFFAVSMPETKKITLREAGHRFQRWFDLSFY from the exons ATGAGTGGAAAGCAAACCACTAATGTGGAAGCAGATCCCCTTCCCCAGAAGGAGGTGATCATCCTTGCCACCGCAGCACCGCCGGAGCGTCCAGAAGCCGCAGTTACCACTAACAACACTGGATACTTTTCCCGTGTcaatagaaacaaaaacgCCTCCTATGCAG TCTTCTTTCTACTCGTCTATGGCGGCATGGATATGGCCGCCAGCTTGGGCTGGAATCAAACCTACAGCGTTTTCCTAATCACGGAGTATTCGTACTGTTGGTTCATTGGTGTGATCATTGGAGCATTGGCCGTCATTCTCACCATGTCATTTCTGCCCAAGCAGGTCTTCTAT TTCCTTGGAGGTATACTTCAGCTAACCGGCTCCATTTTATTTACCGCTATGCCTGGCAACTACGGGGCCTGTCTGGGCGCCCGATACTTGGCCGGCCTGGGTATTGGACTGATTACGGTGCCCTTCCTCATCCACAATGCTGAGGTGGCGGCCACCAACGTGCGCGGCGTCTGCGGCGGAATGGAGCAGATCGGCCTGGCCTTGGGAATCGAAGTACAGGTGGTCTTCACCACGGAGTGGGCATCGATACTGGGAACCTCCCCCAACTTGGTGCACGGCATCATCGGGATTGTGTTCTCGTTGCTGGGCCTGGGAATGACTGCCCTGACGATTGAGTCGCCAATCTATTACCTACGTCGAAATCAGGAAAGCTTGGCGCGCCAGTGTCTGCAGAAGCTAATGGGTAACTCTCCGAATGGCGTCACTAGAGCGCTCGACGAGGCAAAGCTCTATGTGGCGGAGAGCGACAGCCAGAGCCTGGGCGAGGAGCTGGTGGCCTCCGTGGGACCCTTCCTGAAGCTGCTCCTCTTCCGCTGCTTCGTCGCGTTCTCCTTCTCCCTGCCGCTGACCATGTCGATTATCTCGAGCACCGCAGTGGCGGAGGGAGCTCTCAGCGTCTGGCCAATGTATGTGTTTGGCTCAGTGCGGCTGATCAGCGCTCTGGTGGCTCTTTGCTTACTGGACACATTGGGTCGCAAAGCGGTTTCGCTGGTGGGCCTGCTCTGCATGGCCGGACTGATGCTGGGCCTGGCGGCTCTGTACGCCGACATGGCCAATATAGTTGCGTGGAAACCCATGGTCCAGGCCTGCAACATCGGAATGGCATTCCAGGCAGTCGCCGGACTCTTCGTCTGCAGCTCGTCCGCCTACATGGGCGAGGCTTTTCCCATGCGGGTCAAGTCTACTCTGGTCGGACTGATCGTCATCGTGGAGCAGCTCATCCACGTCATCGTACTCGCCTGCCTAAGCTCTATGTCCAGTGGGGAAATCTTTTTCCCGTACTTTCTGTCCGTGGGCATTATCATGCTGCTGGGCATGATTTTCTTTGCAGTATCTATGCCGGAGACCAAGAAAATTACATTGCGAGAGGCTGGCCACCGCTTCCAGAGGTGGTTTGATCTTAGTTTCTACTAG
- the LOC128252875 gene encoding uncharacterized protein LOC128252875 → MTTTYVTGGPVPIQQTTYISTGPQQFQTTYVTSGRQPPPPPPPAATVVITTTNNRRWANGAQTQAGTAASLLFVYAGMDMAQGLGWNLTQIFSTTLEFQYSWFIGVIIGTVVAAATASFVPKIAFYGLGGVMNLIDAIIFVSAPYEYESILAARYVGGVGIGLITVPFLIQSAEIASSTNRGTCSALEQYGLALGVAIQVIYDSQWTTDLGMSINRVHGIFGIVFAAIALGSVAITIDSPIFYIRQNQEQKARAIVKQLLGSFWSREAEDQAYDEAKLYVVEGSSQGVIEQLGGSVMPFLKLLLFRCFVAFTFSMPLSISMEMTSYLVEGSTYSWPTIVFGIVRLIGSLITFAVLDTVGRKFVSLLGLMCMAGLMLGMAGVYGNYAHMFDYYYMWQVCRLGMAFQFFAGLFICSSSVYLGEAFPMRVKPFLIGLIVCLEQVVHIIVIVTFTTTADFFYTYFVTVGIIMVVGLVAFAVLMPETRGLTLRQAGERFRRVHDVMAY, encoded by the exons ATGACGACCACATATGTCACCGGAGGCCCAGTGCCCATCCAGCAAACCACCTACATTAGCACGGGCCCCCAGCAGTTTCAGACCACGTATGTGACCAGTGGACGGCAAccgccaccacctcctcctccagcgGCCACAGTGGTAATCACCACCACAAACAACAGACGGTGGGCTAATGGCGCCCAAACGCAGGCCGGAACAGCAG CCTCCCTTCTGTTCGTGTACGCTGGAATGGACATGGCTCAAGGTCTGGGCTGGAACTTGACCCAAATTTTTTCCACCACCCTTGAGTTTCAGTACAGTTGGTTTATTGGCGTCATCATTGGAACTGTGGTGGCCGCCGCAACAGCATCCTTCGTgcccaaaatagcgttttat GGACTTGGTGGTGTGATGAACCTGATTGATGCCATTATTTTTGTGAGTGCTCCCTACGAGTACGAGTCAATCCTGGCCGCCCGCTATGTGGGAGGGGTGGGCATCGGCCTTATCACCGTGCCGTTCCTCATCCAAAGCGCCGAGATCGCTTCGAGTACGAACCGAGGTACCTGCTCCGCTTTGGAGCAGTACGGCCTGGCACTTGGAGTTGCCATCCAAGTGATCTACGACTCGCAGTGGACGACCGACTTGGGCATGTCCATCAACCGGGTGCACGGAATCTTCGGCATTGTCTTCGCGGCCATTGCGCTGGGCAGCGTGGCCATCACGATCGACTCGCCGATCTTCTACATCCGCCAGAACCAGGAGCAGAAGGCGCGCGCCATTGTGAAGCAGTTGTTGGGCTCCTTTTGGTCCCGCGAGGCGGAAGATCAGGCCTACGACGAGGCCAAGCTGTACGTGGTGGAGGGCAGCAGCCAGGGTGTGATTGAGCAGCTGGGCGGGTCCGTGATGCCCTTCCTGAAGCTGCTGCTCTTCCGCTGCTTCGTGGCCTTCACCTTCTCGATGCCGCTGTCCATTTCAATGGAGATGACCTCGTATTTGGTGGAGGGATCCACCTACTCGTGGCCCACAATCGTGTTCGGTATTGTCCGCCTGATCGGATCTCTGATCACCTTCGCCGTGCTGGACACCGTGGGCCGCAAGTTCGTCTCGCTGCTGGGGCTCATGTGCATGGCCGGACTGATGCTGGGCATGGCCGGAGTCTACGGAAACTACGCGCACATGTTCGACTACTACTACATGTGGCAGGTGTGCCGCCTGGGCATGGCCTTCCAGTTCTTCGCCGGACTCTTCATCTGCAGCTCGTCCGTCTACCTGGGCGAGGCGTTTCCCATGCGCGTGAAGCCCTTCCTGATCGGCCTGATCGTGTGTCTGGAGCAGGTGGTCCACATCATTGTGATCGTCACCTTTACCACCACCGCCGATTTCTTCTACACCTACTTCGTGACCGTGGGCATTATCATGGTAGTGGGTCTGGTGGCCTTTGCCGTCCTCATGCCGGAGACCCGGGGTTTGACTTTAAGACAGGCGGGTGAACGATTCCGACGGGTGCACGACGTCATGGCCTACTAG
- the LOC128252877 gene encoding LOW QUALITY PROTEIN: uncharacterized protein LOC128252877 (The sequence of the model RefSeq protein was modified relative to this genomic sequence to represent the inferred CDS: inserted 1 base in 1 codon), whose translation MTITYVTAGPDGEQPNAFSSKVIGYIPNPPPPQVNLTVGYPGSTRQFNKQLNVACAVFFLFVYGGMDFAHSAGWNQTLNTTATQLFKCSWFIGVLAGAAIASVAMTFLPKLPFYVLGGLMQLTGSIIFTCAPFDYGLLLAARYVAGAGIGLITVPFLIHSAEVATDNHRGVSGSMEQCGLALGIAIQVIYDTQWVDDKEASVNEVHGIIGIVFSILGLGMTALSIESPIXYLRRNQETKARDCHRKLLGSFNSSEDQAFEEARVYVAESQQRTFCQELWSSVVPFIKLLLYRGFVAFSFSLPLSASLISSTLMTEGYISCWPVTVWGLVRLLGALVAQGFLDRMGRKLLSLVGLLCMAILMLCMAVSYASPANVLLNYYIYQVWKLGVAFQAFAGLFVCSSSVYLGEAFPLKVKPFLVGYVVGFEQTIHIINIVGYNRGSDNFFYHYYLSVGIILLVGVIFFGIVVPETKKITLREANKRFQRVLNIKLF comes from the exons ATGACAATCACTTATGTTACGGCTGGTCCAGATGGCGAACAACCAAATGCCTTCAGCTCCAAGGTCATAGGTTATATCCCGAACCCACCTCCGCCGCAAGTTAATTTAACCGTCGGATATCCTGGCTCCACTCGCCAATTTAATAAGCAACTTAATGTGGCCTGTGCTG TGTTCTTTCTCTTTGTCTACGGCGGCATGGACTTTGCCCACAGTGCGGGCTGGAATCAGACCTTGAACACCACCGCCACCCAGTTGTTCAAGTGCAGTTGGTTTATAGGAGTCCTCGCTGGTGCTGCTATTGCCTCGGTGGCCATGACCTTTCTGCCAAAGCTGCCCTTCTAT GTCCTCGGAGGTCTCATGCAACTAACTGGATCGATCATTTTTACTTGTGCCCCCTTCGATTACGGACTACTTTTGGCCGCTCGTTATGTAGCCGGTGCGGGAATCGGACTGATCACCGTTCCGTTTCTCATCCACAGCGCCGAGGTGGCGACGGACAACCATCGCGGTGTCAGCGGATCAATGGAGCAGTGTGGCCTGGCCTTGGGCATTGCCATACAG GTTATCTACGACACGCAGTGGGTGGATGACAAGGAGGCATCCGTCAACGAGGTCCATGGAATCATAGGAATTGTCTTTTCCATTCTGGGTCTGGGCATGACAGCCCTTTCGATTGAGTCGCCCA TTTACTTGCGTCGCAACCAGGAAACGAAGGCCCGCGACTGTCATCGGAAGCTCTTGGGGAGCTTCAACAGCTCTGAAGATCAGGCCTTCGAGGAGGCCAGGGTCTACGTGGCGGAGAGCCAGCAGAGGACGTTCTGTCAGGAGCTTTGGAGCTCGGTGGTGCCCTTTATAAAGCTGCTGCTCTACCGCGGCTTTGTCGCCTTCTCCTTTTCCCTGCCCCTGTCCGCATCCCTCATCTCGAGCACTCTGATGACCGAGGGCTACATATCCTGCTGGCCAGTGACGGTTTGGGGATTGGTTCGTTTGCTCGGCGCTCTGGTCGCCCAAGGATTTCTGGACAGGATGGGACGCAAGCTCCTCTCGCTCGTGGGACTGCTCTGCATGGCCATCCTGATGCTCTGCATGGCCGTCTCCTACGCGAGTCCGGCCAACGTGCTCCTCAACTACTACATTTACCAAGTGTGGAAGCTGGGAGTGGCCTTCCAGGCCTTCGCCGGACTCTTCGTGTGCAGCTCATCCGTCTATCTGGGCGAGGCTTTTCCCTTGAAAGTGAAGCCCTTCCTCGTGGGATATGTGGTGGGCTTCGAACAGACGATCCACATCATTAACATTGTTGGCTACAACCGGGGCTCCGACAATTTCTTCTACCATTACTATTTGTCTGTGGGAATCATATTGTTGGTGGGAGTGATTTTCTTCGGTATCGTCGTTCcagaaacaaagaaaattacTCTTCGAGAGGCGAACAAGCGGTTCCAGCGTGTGctcaatattaaattattttaa
- the LOC128252878 gene encoding uncharacterized protein LOC128252878, which yields MPTSSTWPRTYLNWKRVLFLSLKCVYFMLVVKFSQKSLEMSAKSRLAQRQWQSVYGGPQSGGEALT from the coding sequence ATGCCTACATCGTCGACCTGGCCGCGCACCTACCTCAACTGGAAGCGTGTGCTGTTTCTCTCTTTAAAGTGCGTCTACTTCATGCTGGTGGTGAAGTTCAGCCAGAAGAGCCTGGAGATGTCCGCTAAGAGCCGGCTGGCCCAGAGGCAGTGGCAAAGCGTGTACGGGGGACCGCAGAGCGGGGGAGAAGCACTCACTTGA